A genome region from Nocardia sp. NBC_00565 includes the following:
- a CDS encoding 8-amino-7-oxononanoate synthase — MSTDPLGWLDERAAERVRAGLRRELRPRAAQSPSIDLASNDYLGLVRHPEVIEGAIDAVRRWGTGSTGSRLVTGTTAEHERLETELAEFVGAEAGLVFASGYAANLGVVTALAGRGALVVSDAGSHASLVDACRLSRSRVEIAAHCDVAAVDRLLAERNEERALVLTDSVFSADGDLAPLAELHRVTRANGAVLIVDEAHGLGVRGAGGRGLVHEVGLAGEPDLVITATLSKALAAQGGAVLASERVRAHLIDAARTFIFDTGLAPAAVGAARAALRLLCREPEMAGRVLQRAAEIARIAGVAEPDSAVVSVVLGEAQVAYDAAQACRARGLDVGCFRPPSVPEGTSRLRLTARANLTRAELDTIATVLGAVLAQARGLVTA, encoded by the coding sequence GTGAGTACCGATCCGTTGGGCTGGTTGGATGAACGCGCGGCCGAGCGTGTGCGCGCCGGGTTGCGCCGAGAGCTACGACCCCGCGCGGCACAGTCGCCGTCGATCGACCTGGCCTCCAACGACTACCTCGGGCTGGTGCGCCACCCCGAGGTGATCGAGGGCGCGATCGACGCGGTGCGCCGCTGGGGTACCGGGTCGACCGGATCGCGGCTCGTCACCGGGACCACCGCCGAACATGAGCGGCTCGAGACCGAACTCGCCGAATTCGTCGGCGCCGAGGCCGGTTTGGTCTTCGCCTCCGGTTACGCCGCCAATCTCGGCGTGGTGACCGCATTGGCCGGGCGCGGTGCGCTGGTCGTCTCCGATGCGGGCAGCCATGCCTCGCTGGTGGATGCCTGCCGACTCTCGCGGTCGCGCGTGGAGATCGCCGCGCACTGTGATGTCGCGGCGGTCGACCGGCTGCTGGCCGAGCGCAACGAGGAACGGGCGCTGGTGCTCACGGATTCGGTGTTCAGCGCCGACGGTGATCTGGCTCCGCTGGCCGAGCTGCATCGGGTCACCAGGGCCAATGGCGCGGTGTTGATCGTGGACGAGGCACATGGGCTCGGGGTGCGCGGTGCGGGTGGACGCGGGCTGGTGCACGAGGTCGGCCTGGCCGGGGAGCCGGATCTGGTGATCACCGCGACGTTGTCGAAAGCGCTTGCCGCACAGGGCGGTGCGGTGTTGGCGAGTGAGCGGGTGCGGGCGCATCTGATCGATGCGGCGCGCACGTTCATCTTCGATACCGGACTCGCGCCCGCCGCGGTCGGTGCGGCTCGGGCGGCCCTGCGATTGCTGTGTCGCGAACCCGAGATGGCAGGTCGGGTACTGCAGCGGGCTGCCGAGATCGCGCGCATTGCCGGTGTGGCGGAACCGGATTCGGCGGTCGTTTCGGTGGTGCTCGGGGAAGCGCAGGTTGCCTACGATGCCGCGCAAGCGTGTCGGGCGCGGGGGTTGGATGTCGGGTGCTTCCGTCCGCCGTCGGTGCCGGAGGGGACCTCACGGCTGCGGCTGACCGCGCGTGCGAACCTGACGCGTGCCGAACTCGACACCATCGCAACGGTTCTCGGTGCCGTGCTGGCGCAGGCGCGTGGGCTGGTGACCGCATGA
- the bioD gene encoding dethiobiotin synthase: protein MSVLFVTGTSTEVGKTVVTAALAASALAAGRSVAVCKPAQTGVGPGEPGDLAEIERLTGVTRNVELARYPDPLAPDTAARRCGQPQLTLSETAAAVDSLADADLTLVEGAGGLLVRLGEFTLLDLAQKIDAPVLVVAAAGLGTLNHSELTTRALASAGVRCAGLVIGSWPADPDLAAECNRIDLPRLIGVDVVGALPAGAGAWDREAFVAAAPGWFTPGWSPLDC, encoded by the coding sequence ATGAGTGTGCTGTTCGTCACAGGAACGTCGACGGAGGTCGGCAAGACCGTGGTTACCGCCGCGCTTGCCGCATCCGCGCTTGCCGCGGGTCGGTCCGTGGCGGTGTGCAAACCGGCCCAAACCGGTGTGGGCCCGGGCGAACCCGGCGATCTCGCCGAGATCGAACGACTCACCGGCGTCACGAGGAACGTCGAGTTGGCGCGCTATCCCGACCCGCTCGCTCCGGACACTGCCGCGCGCCGGTGCGGACAGCCGCAGTTGACGTTGAGTGAAACGGCCGCCGCCGTCGACTCCTTGGCCGATGCGGATTTGACCCTGGTGGAAGGCGCGGGCGGATTGCTGGTCCGCTTGGGCGAATTCACTCTGCTCGATTTGGCTCAGAAGATCGACGCCCCGGTGCTGGTCGTCGCCGCGGCCGGTCTCGGTACCCTCAACCACAGCGAATTGACCACGCGCGCACTGGCATCCGCTGGTGTCCGCTGTGCTGGTCTGGTGATCGGTTCGTGGCCTGCCGATCCCGACTTGGCCGCCGAATGCAATCGCATCGACCTGCCCCGGTTGATCGGCGTAGACGTGGTCGGCGCGCTTCCCGCAGGTGCCGGCGCCTGGGACCGCGAGGCGTTCGTCGCGGCGGCTCCCGGCTGGTTCACCCCTGGATGGTCCCCGCTCGACTGCTGA